In Citrus sinensis cultivar Valencia sweet orange chromosome 3, DVS_A1.0, whole genome shotgun sequence, the sequence CGGCATATTCACGATAATCTCCGCGTTTTACTTTTTATCATGACTGTGGGCTACTCGGTGCCATCGCCTCATTGAAATTGTTGTATCtactttacaaaataaaaaagaaaagcaataaATAGCAGATGGTAATCtactttacaaaattattatcacatcccaaatcaattttccaatcatcaaaatctctAATCAATTGAACTGTTTCTTTAAGTTGTTatggcttcttcttcttcttctcgtCCATCCAGCAGTTTGAGTTTGATAAATAATCCTCGAAACAATAAGTATGATGTTTTTCTTAGTTTCAGAGGAGAGGAAACCCGTGACAGCTTTACTAGCCATCTTTATTCAGCTTTGTGTCAAACGAATATCgaaactttcattgatgaccaACTCGTCAGAGGAAATGAAATCTCACAGTCTCTTCTTGATGCAATTGAAGCATCAAGCATATCAGTTATCGTATTCTCTGAAGGGTATGCTTCTTCCAGATGGTGCCTCGATGAACTTTTAAAGATCCTCGATTGCAGGAAAGAGTATGCACAGATTGTGATACCAGTTTTCTATCGGGTCGATCCATCACATGTGAGAAAGCAAATTGAGAGTTTTGGGGTTTCATTTTCGAAGCTTGGAGAAAGATTTCCAGACAAGAAGCAAAGGTGGAGTAGTGCTTTAACTGAAGCAGCCAATCTCTCTGGCTTTGATTCTCATGTCTTCAGGTAACAGTCAATTTATCacgaattttataattatttttatttactcaaGTTCTAGTGTTATATAACTAATTTCAAAGCAAATAATTCTGTATCAAATTAAACATCGGAACTAACTAAAAACTCTCCTTTTGATCTCTTTTTGAACTTATTACTATGTCTTTTGTATTTGCTAGGAATGAATCTGAACTTATAAAGACAGTTGTTGATGAGATTTTGGAGAGGCTGCTTAAAGTGGCTCCATTTGATAACAAAAATCAGCTAGTTGGAGTAGAATCAAGAGTTGAGGAAATTGAATCTCTATTAGCTGCTGCACCTATATTAGGGATTTGGGGCATCGGTGGTGTAGGCAAGACAACAATTGCTAGGGTGATTTTCAACAAAATCTCCAGAAATTTTGAAGGTTCTTGCTTCCTTCAAAATGTAAGAGAAGAATCGCAGAGCCCTGGTGGATTAGCTAGGTTGCAGcaaaaactttttaaagaAGTATTGAAGGATGTAAATGTGATTCCTGATATCGACTTCAACATTAGAAGGCTCAGCCGCAGGAAGGTTCTGATTGTTCTCGATGATGTGACTAGTTTCAGTCAAATAAAATCCTTAATCAGAGGTTCTGATTGGTTTCTGCCTGAAAGTCGTATCATACTAACCACAAGAGATCAACAAGTCCTTAAAAGTTGGGTTGTGAAAGAGAGAGACATTTATGAGATGAAAGTATTAGAACACAATCATGCCCTTGAGCTTTTTAGTCGACATGCCTTCAAACAAAACCGTCCTCGTGAAGCAGTTTATAAGGAATTGTCGGAGAAGGTAATAAATTATGCTCAAGGTGTTCCTTTAGCACTGGAAATTTTGGGTTGCTATCTATTTGGAAGGGAAAAGGAAGTTTGGGAAAGCGcaataaacaaattgaaaaggTTTCCTAATATGGAAATCCAAAATGTGCTCAAAGTAAGTTTCGATGATTTGGAtgatgaagagaaaaatatttttctggacattgtttgtttctttaaaaGGGAAGATAAAGActtcattataaaatttcttaatgcTTGTGGCTTTGATGCACAAATAGGAATAAGTGATCTTGTCAATAAGTCTCTTATTGTCATACACAACAACCAAATAACAATGCATGATCTGCTACAAGAAATGGGTAGGGAGGTTGTCAAGCAAGAATCTGTGAACAATCCAGGAGAACGCAGTCGACTGTGGCATTACGAGGATATTATCGAAGTTTTGACCTTTAATACggtaagtatttttttttttaaaatatatacattataatattatttggaaTGGTACTGGATATGTATTCTCTGCTGATAATTATACATAAATAGATGGGTTATAAAATGAATAGAAGAGTGACactaataaaaggaaaaagtttgCAATGTCAATTTGTATATAAAAGTTTGTAGTCAAACATATATGTtacaatgttttttttttttttttgtcctacACGTCGGTTTACATTTGCTACCTAACAATTACTatcaactttaatttatagatttgattttaattttatgtcatttattgattattaggGGACTGAAAAAATTGAGGGCATTTGCTTCGATATGTCTAAGGTGAAACAGATCTGTCTATATTTGGATACATTCACAAAGATgcataaattaagatttttgaaattttataattcaatctCTGAGGGAAAGAGCAAATGTATGGTATCTAATTGCCAAGGTCCTATACTTGCTAAAGTGAGGTACTTTCACTGGGATGGTTATCCATTGACATCATTGCCTTCAAATATTTATCCAGACAAGCTTGTTTTTCTTGAAATCCCTCGTAGCAATATTGAACAACTTTGGGACTGTGGTTTCCAGGTAtatgttaatatttattgaatttcttaTTGAGCATTTGATTATCGAATGATTTGTCATCATGGCTACCTTTTTTGTCCGAACAGCATCATGGTAAGTTCAAAAAGACAGTCACCGCTGTCTGGAATTTTTGTGCCAAAACTCCAAGCCCCTCGTTGATTCCACATCTGAATAACCTAGTTAGCCTCAATCTAATCGGTTGCCCAAAATTGAAGAGGCTTCCTGCAGAGATCTCATCAGCTGGTAATTTAGAAGAGATACGTTTAAATGGAACTGCAATCGAAGAACTGCCCTCGTCCATCGAATGTGTCCCGAGGCTTTTGGACTTGGATCTTCAAAATTGTAAAAGGCTTAAGAGTCTCCCAAGCAGCCTATGTAAGTTGAAATCTCTTAAGAGTCTGTATCTCAATGGGTGCTCAAATCTTCAAAGATTGCCTGACGAACTTGGAGATTTAGAAGCTTTGGAGTATTTGCATGCTATGGTAACAGCTATAAGAGAAGTACCCTCATCCATTGTCTGTTTGCACAATGCTCgtgatatttatttcaatagaaGCAAGGGTAATCAGCAGATGGGTTTATCATTGCCGATCACATTATCTTTAGATGGCTTGTACAATCTAACGTATTTGGATCTATCTGATTGCTGCACACAGAGTTACCTGAAAATATTGGTCAGTTATCCTCTCTAGAATATTTGTATCTATCGAAGAACAATTTTGAGAGAATACCAGAAAGCATCATACAACTTTCTGAGTTGTCATCTCTCTACTTCAATAATTGTGAGAGGCTTCAATCTTTACCGAAGCTTCCATGCAGTCTACATAAGTTGTTTGCACATCATTGCACGGCAATGGAATCATTACCAGGTTTATTCCCAAAAAGTTATGAATCTTATCCGCCACTTATTGAGCTGAATGGCAATTATAAATTGGATCGGAATGTGATCGAAGGAATTCTCGAAGATGCTCTGCGAAACATTCAGCATGTTGCAACTGCACGTTGGAAGCACATGAATGCACGGGAAGAGGTGCGTCTTTAACTCACCCatctcaatttaattatatattttttctctttttttctcttttcaattttttgttagcaattttttttttaaaataatgatttgtGTGGTACGATATCTTATCCAGAATTTGAAGGTTTTGCCATATTACCTGGGAATGAAATTCCAAAGTGGTTTAGCTTTCAAAGTGTGGGATCTTTGATAACATTGAAGACGCCACCTGCAGGTTGTTTCAGTTATAAAAAAGTAATCGGTTTTGCTTTTGGCTCTATTGTATCATTTCGAGACCATTATGATGATGTGTTTGAATTGTTTTGTGACATCAAAGTCAAACCCAAAGATTGTGATCCGCATGTGATACAGATAGATCTGGACCTGTATTGTTATGTAGAGTCAGATCACTTAATTTTGGGGTACTACTCGTTTGGTAATGACGATTTAAATAGTTTTCGGGATTGCGTTATTGAGGCAGTTCAATTCTATTTTAAGAAAGATCAGGATGACTCTGAACGTTTGGAATGTTGCGGGGTAAAAGAATGTGGGATCCATTTATTGTACGCCCCAGATTCAACGAAGACCCAAGCGGAAGTTTCAATAATCAACAAGAAGAGGAGCCACAACCCCAGCAGATGACTGAAATAATCTTGAACCATCATCCATCACATGCAGCTGGTACGTTtctgtaaattaattaatcttccTATATGTAGCTTATTTTGCTGGcttggtttctttcttttgtatgcgttttcaattcttttcttcagtttctaaatacaattaattactAACCGAAATAATAAGGCCAAGTAATGAAAGAGCAAGCAAAATACACACACTTCATATTCTCCAAAATAATGAATCAATGGTGgcagacccaaaaaaaaaaatatttatcatggCTAAACTATACAACAACTAGATGTaaaaactgaaattttatGGGTTTATGAGTTTATGGAAGTTGTTTTAATAGATTCAATTAGAGctaaactaaataataataaaaccacTTATTCGGTTTATTGTggactttaatttttttaattaaaatgtggatttttataatttttataagttcaaaatttatgtgtttatgaatttatgGGACTATTTTTAGAGATTCAATggagttattttaataaatttcacataggctaattaaaatcttaagtaattttttccttaatttttagaattttttttcaacagcAGTGCTTGGGCCCGCACATCATGGGCTGAGCCACCAGTGCATATGGTAACATCCTCATGTATCTGGGTACCTGAAAAAATGGTTGCCCCCTAGCCTGATTATATATACTAGGGCACAAATATTCAAtgctaaaaactaaaaatccTCAGCAATGAATTTGCAAGAAGCAACATCAATGTAAATGAATATAGAAATggaaatttgtttttgttaattttttaaataatttaacttatatattAAGGTTATTTTAGGTATTAAAATTGGTTTAtggagtaaaattttaaattttaaatgttctcCTCATATTTTTATCTACATTTCTACATGCAAAAAAACAAGACCTAAGTTTCTATTCTTCCATTCTACTATTATATTTCTttgtaccttttttttaaaatatctgtATTTACCATCTTGTTTAAGAAATAACAACTATTTTTGTGGATTTAAGTTATCATACGGTCtttatttagataaaattaattaggtaaaaatttatcattgatCTTTATTgctgagataaaaaaatattcttttatatttcaagtttaaaaaTGACTAAGtgatgggtgtcgaagccaacaaaaataaattcctactctaaataaattgtgtatagtgattgagcagggtcgtgtccacagagatcggtaattatttaaatccttttgaaacgtaaaacgtaaaatgggggaattgttgacaataataaaaatcaaattaaaataacaagaatgcaaattaaagttgtaattcaaattggagaaagctctggttgaaggaattaactcagcttgattcgactactgatcattgattcaaatatagattattattattacttatgaatagaccggttatagctactgagaccctctaatagccaatctctccttaactagtcgataaccaaggtacgaccgttggttatttccctaatcaatagacaaccctagatacgatcatagaatttaatcaattgacagcctgaaaaaccagagagacccaaatcctaatcaacacatatgatgattcatttaaattagattgtttattctcacaacacaactctctgctatgttatttgtcacaaacattaaattcttcatacgatgaatcctttaattgacaatagattgagttgataattaaatagtggccaattacctaattaacaaacataatcatgaaaataatacagagaataaacaaatacccaaaaagcaataaaacaattaaagcacaagaaagatctcacagtagtgatgaatcaaagcttcgttatccttcaaccagaaaaataggtttagttcttcatagagagaagagaaaaattagatctagggtttctttctttttctccaatccaaaattccctctttttcacaatagattcctcccttaaatactttctctctcttctcttttagaattctatttaaaataaaatcctaatatctgaaatattaaattcgtaattacaaaaataaccaaaaatacaaaacacgttaaactaaaaactgcaggtccgcagttgacagcacgcgcccacgccttatcaacaaagttcttctgacgctcataatttctccaagagaacaatcatccttaaacatcatcttatagctcaattttatcatcaatcaatagaattgcacctacaaaagtaaaacacaagtaaatcactattattaagtgcaaaacattgatattaagggaagtaaataatgcaaaactagtgcataaattgcactctaacactAAGTTCGCTATAATTGAACTTAAAGGATTCTTTACATCTTATTTATTGTCACCGAAACCAAATTTCTAATTCCCTCACTAGCTAATAGAGtacatattaataattaacaacaaaaatgTAAGTAATGGGTGGACCGTAAACACCTTAACTTATATTTCTataagttaatttttgttgGGCTTGAACTAATAATAACGCAAATAAATAATCAGCTCTATATAGAaagcaaatttttaaaatgaaaaaggaatcAGTTACCATTTCTTTGCAAGACTCACAAGGAATAGAGGAAAGTAAATGGGAAAATATTCAAGTCTTgggaattttaataaaaattgggTTTGGGGAACTATTCTAGAGTATTTCCATCCCTAAATTTATCTAGAAACACCCATTAGAGAGGAATTTAAGTGTAGGAAGTGTAGAGAGAGGAATTGAGTGAGTGGAAAGTGATTCAAGCTTTCAAGTTGGTTTTCTCACCAAACGGAGTaagatttttatcattttatctttatttgaagTTGGATTTCATGGGAATGAAGGTAATTTAAAGATTAGtatactttatttataattagggTTTCTAAGAAATGGGCAAAGTTGGTCTCAAGctaatttttgtaattggtGGTTTATTTTAGGTGCACAAGGGCACCCACAAGTCATTGTAGAGCTGGAGACATGTAGCCCTTACAATTATTTCGATTCACTGTATAATTAGCttatagttttatattatgtttagGTACTTTATGGTTAGTAATGAAATTGTTGATAATGTGGAtgatttattagtattatgaTATATGGAAACTTAATTATTGAGGCGGAGTATGGAATTTTGAGCATAAGTTGTAATTTATGGCTTTGAGGGTGTTATAGTAATTTTCAACTTACAAGTATGAATTCGAGAGTTGTATGTTATGGGGTAAATATTCATTGCGAGTTATATCTTATAAATTTAGTTGTATTTCATGCATTTGGAAAGTAATTATGCCATTTACTTGATATAGGAGGAACATCGAACATGAGTCAACCCGCTTACGTCGACGATAATCAAGCTTGACCATCATCattatgagtggaatatactAAACttgtcttttatatttttattatgatatcAATTTGGgtaaaataaagtatttttaCAATGTCCGATTTAAGTTTTTCtagaaatagaaattttatttgcatGTTGATGTGTTTAT encodes:
- the LOC107177066 gene encoding disease resistance protein RUN1-like is translated as MASSSSSRPSSSLSLINNPRNNKYDVFLSFRGEETRDSFTSHLYSALCQTNIETFIDDQLVRGNEISQSLLDAIEASSISVIVFSEGYASSRWCLDELLKILDCRKEYAQIVIPVFYRVDPSHVRKQIESFGVSFSKLGERFPDKKQRWSSALTEAANLSGFDSHVFRNESELIKTVVDEILERLLKVAPFDNKNQLVGVESRVEEIESLLAAAPILGIWGIGGVGKTTIARVIFNKISRNFEGSCFLQNVREESQSPGGLARLQQKLFKEVLKDVNVIPDIDFNIRRLSRRKVLIVLDDVTSFSQIKSLIRGSDWFLPESRIILTTRDQQVLKSWVVKERDIYEMKVLEHNHALELFSRHAFKQNRPREAVYKELSEKVINYAQGVPLALEILGCYLFGREKEVWESAINKLKRFPNMEIQNVLKVSFDDLDDEEKNIFLDIVCFFKREDKDFIIKFLNACGFDAQIGISDLVNKSLIVIHNNQITMHDLLQEMGREVVKQESVNNPGERSRLWHYEDIIEVLTFNTGTEKIEGICFDMSKVKQICLYLDTFTKMHKLRFLKFYNSISEGKSKCMVSNCQGPILAKVRYFHWDGYPLTSLPSNIYPDKLVFLEIPRSNIEQLWDCGFQHHGKFKKTVTAVWNFCAKTPSPSLIPHLNNLVSLNLIGCPKLKRLPAEISSAGNLEEIRLNGTAIEELPSSIECVPRLLDLDLQNCKRLKSLPSSLCKLKSLKSLYLNGCSNLQRLPDELGDLEALEYLHAMVTAIREVPSSIVCLHNARDIYFNRSKGNQQMGLSLPITLSLDGLYNLTYLDLSDCCTQSYLKILVSYPL